One window of the Macaca thibetana thibetana isolate TM-01 chromosome 1, ASM2454274v1, whole genome shotgun sequence genome contains the following:
- the CTPS1 gene encoding CTP synthase 1 isoform X1, which yields MPKSKSKMKYILVTGGVISGIGKGIIASSVGTILKSCGLHVTSIKIDPYINIDAGTFSPYEHGEVFVLDDGGEVDLDLGNYERFLDIRLTKDNNLTTGKIYQYVINKERKGDYLGKTVQVVPHITDAIQEWVMRQALIPVDEDGLEPQVCVIELGGTVGDIESMPFIEAFRQFQFKVKRENFCNIHVSLVPQPSSTGEQKTKPTQNSVRELRGLGLSPDLVVCRCSNPLDTSVKEKISMFCHVEPEQVICVHDVSSIYRVPLLLEEQGVVDYFLRRLDLPIERQPRKMLMKWKEMADRYDRLLETCSIALVGKYTKFSDSYASVIKALEHSALAINHKLEIKYIDSMDLEPITSQEDPVRYHEAWQKLCSAHGVLVPGGFGVRGTEGKIQAIAWARNQKKPFLGVCLGMQLAVVEFSRNVLGWRDANSTEFDPTTSHPVVVDMPEHNPGQMGGTMRLGKRRTLFQTKNSVMRKLYGDADYLEERHRHRFEVNPVWKKCLEEQGLKFVGQDVEGERMEIVELEDHPFFVGVQYHPEFLSRPIKPSPPYFGLLLASVGRLSHYLQKGCRLSPRDTYSDRSGSSSPDSEITELKFPSINHD from the exons ATGCCAAA gtCAAAGAGTAAAATGAAGTATATTCTGGTTACTGGTGGTGTTATATCAGGAATTGGAAAAGGAATCATTGCCAGCAGTGTGGGCACAATACTCAAGTCATGTGGTTTACATGTAACTTCAATCAAAATTGACCCCTACATTAACATTGATGCAGGAACATTCTCTCCTTATGAGCATG GTGAGGTTTTTGTGCTGGATGATGGGGGGGAAGTAGACCTTGACCTGGGTAACTATGAGCGTTTCCTTGACATCCGCCTCACCAAGGACAATAATCTGACCACTGGAAAGATATACCAGTATGTCATTAACAAGGAACGGAAAGGAGATTACTTGGGGAAAACTGTCCAAG tTGTCCCTCATATCACAGATGCAATCCAGGAGTGGGTAATGAGACAGGCGCTAATACCTGTAGATGAAGATGGCCTGGAACCTCAAGTGTGTGTTATTGAG CTTGGTGGAACCGTGGGGGACATAGAAAGCATGCCCTTTATTGAGGCCTTCCGTCAGTTCCAGTTCAAGGTCAAAAGAGAGAACTTTTGTAACATCCATGTCAGTCTAGTTCCCCAG CCAAGTTCAACAGGGGAACAGAAGACTAAACCCACCCAGAATAGTGTTCGGGAACTTCGAGGGCTTGGGCTTTCCCCAGATCTG GTCGTATGCAGGTGCTCAAATCCACTTGAcacatcagtgaaggagaaaatatCAATGTTCTGCCATGTTGAGCCTGAACAA GTGATCTGCGTCCACGATGTCTCATCCATCTACCGAGTCCCCTTGTTGTTAGAGGAGCAAGGGGTTGTAGATTATTTTCTTCGAAGACTTGACCTTCCTATTGAGAGGCAGCCAAGAAAAATGCTGATGAAATGGAAAGAGATGGCTGACAG ATATGATCGTTTGCTGGAGACCTGCTCTATTGCCCTTGTGGGCAAATACACGAAGTTCTCAGACTCCTATGCTTCTGTCATTAAGGCTCTGGAGCATTCTGCACTGGCCATCAACCACAAATTGGAAATCAAG TACATAGATTCTATGGACTTGGAGCCCATCACCTCGCAGGAAGACCCCGTGCGCTACCACGAAGCTTGGCAGAAGCTCTGTAGTGCTCA TGGAGTGCTGGTTCCAGGAGGATTTGGTGTTCGAGGAACCGAAGGAAAAATCCAAGCAATTGCCTGGGCTCGAAATCAGAAAAAGCCTTTTTTGG GTGTGTGCTTAGGAATGCAGTTGGCAGTAGTTGAATTCTCAAGAAACGTGCTGGGATGGCGAG ATGCCAATTCTACAGAGTTTGACCCTACGACCAGTCATCCCGTG GTCGTAGACATGCCAGAACACAACCCAGGGCAGATGGGCGGAACCATGAGGCTGGGCAAGAGGAGAACCCTGTTCCAGACCAAGAACTCAGTCATGA GGAAACTCTATGGAGACGCAGACTACCTGGAAGAGAGGCACCGGCACCGATTTGAG GTGAATCCAGTCTGGAAAAAGTGTTTGGAAGAACAAGGCTTGAAGTTTGTTGGCCAAGATGTCGAAGGAGAGAGAATGGAAATTGTGGAGTTAGAAG ATCATCCCTTTTTTGTTGGTGTTCAGTACCACCCTGAGTTCCTGTCCAGACCTATCAAGCCCTCCCCACCATACTTTGGCCTCCTCCTGGCCTCTGTGGGGCGGCTCTCGCATTACCTCCAGAAAGGCTGCAGGCTCTCACCCAG GGACACCTACAGTGACAGAAGTGGAAGCAGCTCCCCTGACTCTGAAATCACCGAACTGAAGTTTCCATCAATAAATCATGACTGA
- the CTPS1 gene encoding CTP synthase 1 isoform X2, with translation MKYILVTGGVISGIGKGIIASSVGTILKSCGLHVTSIKIDPYINIDAGTFSPYEHGEVFVLDDGGEVDLDLGNYERFLDIRLTKDNNLTTGKIYQYVINKERKGDYLGKTVQVVPHITDAIQEWVMRQALIPVDEDGLEPQVCVIELGGTVGDIESMPFIEAFRQFQFKVKRENFCNIHVSLVPQPSSTGEQKTKPTQNSVRELRGLGLSPDLVVCRCSNPLDTSVKEKISMFCHVEPEQVICVHDVSSIYRVPLLLEEQGVVDYFLRRLDLPIERQPRKMLMKWKEMADRYDRLLETCSIALVGKYTKFSDSYASVIKALEHSALAINHKLEIKYIDSMDLEPITSQEDPVRYHEAWQKLCSAHGVLVPGGFGVRGTEGKIQAIAWARNQKKPFLGVCLGMQLAVVEFSRNVLGWRDANSTEFDPTTSHPVVVDMPEHNPGQMGGTMRLGKRRTLFQTKNSVMRKLYGDADYLEERHRHRFEVNPVWKKCLEEQGLKFVGQDVEGERMEIVELEDHPFFVGVQYHPEFLSRPIKPSPPYFGLLLASVGRLSHYLQKGCRLSPRDTYSDRSGSSSPDSEITELKFPSINHD, from the exons ATGAAGTATATTCTGGTTACTGGTGGTGTTATATCAGGAATTGGAAAAGGAATCATTGCCAGCAGTGTGGGCACAATACTCAAGTCATGTGGTTTACATGTAACTTCAATCAAAATTGACCCCTACATTAACATTGATGCAGGAACATTCTCTCCTTATGAGCATG GTGAGGTTTTTGTGCTGGATGATGGGGGGGAAGTAGACCTTGACCTGGGTAACTATGAGCGTTTCCTTGACATCCGCCTCACCAAGGACAATAATCTGACCACTGGAAAGATATACCAGTATGTCATTAACAAGGAACGGAAAGGAGATTACTTGGGGAAAACTGTCCAAG tTGTCCCTCATATCACAGATGCAATCCAGGAGTGGGTAATGAGACAGGCGCTAATACCTGTAGATGAAGATGGCCTGGAACCTCAAGTGTGTGTTATTGAG CTTGGTGGAACCGTGGGGGACATAGAAAGCATGCCCTTTATTGAGGCCTTCCGTCAGTTCCAGTTCAAGGTCAAAAGAGAGAACTTTTGTAACATCCATGTCAGTCTAGTTCCCCAG CCAAGTTCAACAGGGGAACAGAAGACTAAACCCACCCAGAATAGTGTTCGGGAACTTCGAGGGCTTGGGCTTTCCCCAGATCTG GTCGTATGCAGGTGCTCAAATCCACTTGAcacatcagtgaaggagaaaatatCAATGTTCTGCCATGTTGAGCCTGAACAA GTGATCTGCGTCCACGATGTCTCATCCATCTACCGAGTCCCCTTGTTGTTAGAGGAGCAAGGGGTTGTAGATTATTTTCTTCGAAGACTTGACCTTCCTATTGAGAGGCAGCCAAGAAAAATGCTGATGAAATGGAAAGAGATGGCTGACAG ATATGATCGTTTGCTGGAGACCTGCTCTATTGCCCTTGTGGGCAAATACACGAAGTTCTCAGACTCCTATGCTTCTGTCATTAAGGCTCTGGAGCATTCTGCACTGGCCATCAACCACAAATTGGAAATCAAG TACATAGATTCTATGGACTTGGAGCCCATCACCTCGCAGGAAGACCCCGTGCGCTACCACGAAGCTTGGCAGAAGCTCTGTAGTGCTCA TGGAGTGCTGGTTCCAGGAGGATTTGGTGTTCGAGGAACCGAAGGAAAAATCCAAGCAATTGCCTGGGCTCGAAATCAGAAAAAGCCTTTTTTGG GTGTGTGCTTAGGAATGCAGTTGGCAGTAGTTGAATTCTCAAGAAACGTGCTGGGATGGCGAG ATGCCAATTCTACAGAGTTTGACCCTACGACCAGTCATCCCGTG GTCGTAGACATGCCAGAACACAACCCAGGGCAGATGGGCGGAACCATGAGGCTGGGCAAGAGGAGAACCCTGTTCCAGACCAAGAACTCAGTCATGA GGAAACTCTATGGAGACGCAGACTACCTGGAAGAGAGGCACCGGCACCGATTTGAG GTGAATCCAGTCTGGAAAAAGTGTTTGGAAGAACAAGGCTTGAAGTTTGTTGGCCAAGATGTCGAAGGAGAGAGAATGGAAATTGTGGAGTTAGAAG ATCATCCCTTTTTTGTTGGTGTTCAGTACCACCCTGAGTTCCTGTCCAGACCTATCAAGCCCTCCCCACCATACTTTGGCCTCCTCCTGGCCTCTGTGGGGCGGCTCTCGCATTACCTCCAGAAAGGCTGCAGGCTCTCACCCAG GGACACCTACAGTGACAGAAGTGGAAGCAGCTCCCCTGACTCTGAAATCACCGAACTGAAGTTTCCATCAATAAATCATGACTGA